aaagtttaagactaaattgataaaattaaaaaatttataataaatttaaaacttctttgacacttttcccgacTTCTTAATATCGTCATGAACTTGTAGTTGTAAAAAGGAGTCATCGGTTAACTGAATCGGAACCAAAATAATCCGAACCAATAAAAGAACggttattttttcattatccgAAGGGACTGGAATATAAGCGGAAATTCGGTTCAATTCGATTATTCGATTTGGTTCTGACACTCCTAGTTAGGACTGAAGGATTCAAAGACCTCTCACTTGCTCACTCAAGAGAGGTCGCACTCCAAGATCACTATTAGGCGCAAATTTAGGAGAAAGAAATACTACACTGAATTCGATAGATTCAAAGGATTATTACATGCCGAGCtcatttctcttctttgttgCGCATCGTGCTGTAGGCTAAAATTGGGGGACGGGGTCGGCTTCAATTGTGCAGAATTAGAGAGCGAGGGACCTGATTGGAAAAATTCAGACTAATTGAAGGACTAGAATGCACAACCCATAAATTCAAGAGCAGAGTGCATGAGGACGGCGACGTCTGCATGTGCAGCTGAGGTCCACAATTTTCTGTTTTATtaaaagagttaataccatgaaaaatccgaaacagatacatttgtgacaaatttatccaaaattatttttttgaccacgaaaaatctcaaatgagtacacctgtaacaaattttatcccaaactatttttttgaccaccaaaaatcctaaaccggtatatctatgacaaaattaccacaatttaattcttttgaccacgaaatagcTCAAACCAGTACATCGCGACGTGATTTATctccgttaaattgatttaatatcacgaaaaatcgaaaattgataaacctgtgacaaacagagggtcaaaACCCTATAATGATATATCTATCAACTTTCACGTGTCACCAAATCGGTAATTTGtgagttaaatttaacgaaaactaacggagagtaaatttgttatagatgcaccaatttatggtaaatttgtcacaggtatattagtttggaattttttatgataaaaaaataatttgaaataaatttgtcacatgtatatcgatttgaattttttcgtgatattaattatttattaaaaagaaTAATTGCGGCGAGACGGACGATCCGTACGCCTCGTTGAACCGTATTCCAACCGTCACAAAAGAAGTGAAGCAGCGAGTGGCGACCACcactcgaagaagaagaagaagaaggaggagaagatttCTATGGTGGTCATGGATTTGGTCCTCCTATCTCCTCCTTCCAAATCCgtcttcctctcctcctccgtctcctcctcctcctccgccgccgccacctccgCAGCCTGCCGCCCTGCCGTCATTCTTCCGGtctctctgtgtgtgtgtgatatTGGGAAGTGAATGCGTGTTCTGAACTTAGACGTTGCTGATTAGCTGAAGTTTCAGGGGTTAGGGAACAACACGGGGGACTACGGGAAGCTGCAACTCACTCTCGAAGGCTTCGGCGTGCCCAGCGTCGTCGCGAAGGTGTCACGACTCGATTGGTTCAGGAACGCCGCTGGCTTGGTCGACCCTAATTACTGGCGCGGCACGCTCCGCCCTCGCCCCGTCCTCGACTggtaccctctctctctctctctcgatcgattgATACTTGATGTCTGGTTTGGTTTACGCAATTTCAGTGGACGTAATTAGACGAGGTTGTCTTGTTTTTGGAATGGTGAATTGTTGAACATAGGTACTTGAAGAGGGTCGATGAAGCCGTGCGAGAGGCGAAGGAGCTGGCTCAAGGTACGTTGCATTGCATCTTTGGGGCACTCTATGAGCTTGTTTCTTGCATTTTCGTATGATGTCTCATTGATGTTGTGGGATCTGGAGGAGCAAATGGTCCCGAAACGATCACATTAGATGTGATCTTTCTTGTGCTTGTGTACTTTTGGTGTGATGGTCTTCAGTGTGTAAAACTTCATCGGCCATTTGAAGGTAATTAGAGGTTAACTTTGCATAAGGCTAGTACGCCTTTATTTGCACTGAGGAACATATTATGCTTACTAAACATAGGACGCAAAATCTGGACTGTGTGAGGTGGTGTTCAATGCTGGCTTAAGACAAAGTGGTGACTTTTGAACCACTgcaatttatttgttttcttgaaAACATAGAAAGATGAAAAATTAAGAGCAGATGAGCACGGGCAATAATTTTTCTCGAGAGCAAATTTGACTATCTCAGgatatttgaatttttgggTGGTCTTTCCAATGAGTTGCACAATCACTTCTTTAGAGCAGTGTGTAACTTTCAAAGCTTTATTCCTTAGCCGAAACCTTTCCGACGTAAAATATCGTGGCTTCCTCGTGGCTTAACTCTTCATCATGGAAATCTATTTTCTTACTTTTGCTGCCTCCTCTTACTATATACTAATCACTGAAGGATTACACTATCCTTTTCAATCACATGATAGGAGGTCTTTCTCATTCTCGTTTTAGGTGGCTCCCTATCTTTGATTGGACACTCAGCAGGAGGATGGTTAGCACGTGTTTACATGGAAGAATTTGGAGTGTGCGATATATCTCTGTTATTGACTCTGGGCACTCCTCACTCGTAGGTTTCAAAGTTTCGCACTGGATCTCTCTATGCCCCTTTATACCTTGTTCTGGCTCTTTGCCTATAACTTTGATGTGCTGTGTATCTGTTGTCCATACACTGATTGACTTCTTAGATCTCAATCTGGAACTCAAGGAAACAGTACAATTGCTTCACCTTTTTAATCAGGCCACCCCCAAAAGGACTTTCTGGGGTTATAGATCAAACAAGGGGTCTCTTGGATTATGTTGAGAAGAATTGCAGAAACGCTGTGTATACTCCAGAACTGAAGTATGTATGCGTTGCAGGAAGGTACATCTCATCactttgctctgtttttttttatttttttaaatcccaaaatggTTTTGAAGAATCTCTGGTTAGCTGCTTCACTTGGAATGTTCATGTAAAAGCAAAGTGATTTGCTAAATGTCACTATACGATAATTGAGTACAGAGACTGATGTGATTGGGCTATACCTTGCcatgaaaattttattgttttgaTAATACTTGGCATCTCCTGTTGTTGACCTAAAACTTGGTGTTCTGACTTAAGATCTATTGGGGTTCATCCAATAGATGGAGCCTATATTCTGTTCTCCCAGGATTCCTTTCATAGTAGTTTTTACTCTAGTTGTTGGCTCATTTTGGAAAAGTTTTATTGCATAGGGCACCTGAAAACTGGCTAGAACTTCCTATCCTACAGGGGAATTACCTTTCTCAAGGACGTTGCGGCCAAAGATGTCTCTCATTCTCCATCTTTCTTGATGAGACTGGATTTGAGAAAACCTTTCCCCAACATCCTTCTAGCATTTCCTAAGTAGATATTCTAGTCGATCCTGCAAGAGGACTCATGTCATTGCATTAGTGGagtttttgggttgaaaaaagaacagagaaaaacAGGAAAGAACTCATTATCTATTTTCTGCTGTGGAGTAGAACAATTTTTTAGTGCATGCACCTAAGTTAGGATATACGAGAATATTGGGTTTGTATATGTTtctcatgcctttttttttttggggggcggggggagggggggaggcaGGGGGGTGGGCGGTTTGGAAATTGGAAGTAGCAAATCTCTAGCATGCTCCACCAATAGCCAATACGACCATTATGCACTTCTGGAGGAAATTACTCGCTGCTCAATATTAGGATATGTTTCACAACTATGCGTGAAATAATGTGGCCCCTAAAGTCATCTAAAATTTGTGTTATTCAGATGAGATATATGGTCATTTCTCTAGTGAGAGCAGATGCTTTACTGCTAAGcctcttgattttctttcttgggaTACTTCATTCGGAAACAGAAGTGAGGAGTCCTCTCATATGGCGCAAATATGAAGAGCTAAACATGTTGAACAGATTCCCTGGAAATGTTACTCTTACGTGCTTATGTACAGCCACCCAACAGGACAGGAATATTCTGCAGATGCTAAAATATCCATCAAGTCGTGCAATTCAAATTttcttaaagagaaaaaaaaaatctgaagagTGCTAGCACTAAAAAAGCACCTTGTGCATTGCAGAATTTGAGTATTGTATTACTTGGAACATTATCTCTCCATCTTAATGAAGATCAGACTCGAGTAGCAATTTTTTTAGCATCTGAAATTTGGATTCTAAACTGATGGTGCAAAGTCCAGGTACATACAAGGTGCTCGTATATTCGGTGGCTCAGAGATCAATGTTGTGTCTGCATTTCCAGTTGATGGAGATCAATTGATATCCGAGGTTTCTATTGCTGATGATGTAGAAAGTGCAACATTAAATACGTCCACTTGGCGTGCCCGCTTTGTTGGGCAGGGGTACAAGCAGGTAAAGCTAATTTTGGCACCTTGAACCATTCATCTCTGGAATAACTTGTGGAGGAATCCATCAGGATTATTATTCAAGTTCCTCTTCATGCCTATTTCTGAAACTTGGCACGAAGGATGGACATAGTGGAGCTGTGTGTTGCTAAGGAGTGGTTGAAAGTATTGTGTTTGATCAGGTATGCGGGCAAGCAGATGTATGGGGAGATGGAGTCGTGCCAGAAGTATCAGCTCATTTGGAGGGTGCGCTGAACATCAGCTTAGACGGGGTTTATCATTCGCCTGTTGGTTCCGACGACGTATCCAGACCATGGTATGGTTCTCCAGCTATTGTTGAAAAATGGATAGAGCACCTCGTCAATTGAATTTTATCCAACCAATTGAGCAAACTAGGCAAAGAAAGCCTCCACATTAATTTAGGACAAAACTTCTCTAGATATGATTTATCATTGATGTTGATCGACCACTTGTGTCACTTAATTTTCTGCAATAACTGCAGGCGTGTTATCCGATAAATCCATCATTTGTATATCAGTGTAGAATGGGGTGTTTCCCTTGTTGAATCGGGGCAACTCCCATAAGCTCAGTTGTTGTCTCAATGATTCTGTTGTTGACCTATTTTTTGTCAGTTAGAATGGCGTTCCGAGGAAGCAGTTCCTATTTCCAGGAAATTGCtataaaaaattcttgaaatgCTGCCTTCACGAATCTTGGTTTAGTGGCTTGTCTTCCCTGGTCTTTTGGAGTTGATCTGATGGGTTCTGTATCTTTGCCTATTTTGTGATTATGTTTACTTTATGAATaactaaaaagaaagaagaagaacaaaaggaaGCGAAAACTACAAAAACACTCGTTGTGAAAAAAACTTGGTCGTCTAGTTTCAGTTGGGAGTTGATTACATTTGCATTAATTTGGTTGCTGTTTCTAGCAAAGTGCAGAAAAAATATGCATTTGTGATCTCGCTATGACAATGGAGACTGTCATTCTTTAGGATTCAAGATGGCTTACACAGCCTCATTTCCAAACTCCGGTGGTGTTCTTGCAACCATCCTGAGATTATGGGGCGGCGTTAGCTGATATTAGAGTTGAATGTTGCCATCTTTACTCCCAATCAGAAATATTGTGCATGTCTTTCATATAGCTGCCAATATGTTCAGGCCCATGATGTTGCATAGCTTTCGCTATTATTTAGGGTATAGGATCATCCTTATTATGAAGTACATAAAGATAGGACGGATCTTCATATTACTTGGCATGTGCTATAGGGGCAAATTGCATTGTTTGTGTGATGAATCTAGAAAAAGAGAATGATGCGCAATTTTACTGAGAGCCtagttcttaaaaaaaaaaaaaaatgtcggcTCAATTCTTGTGGGTACTGCATAATTCCAGTTACAGAGAACTTCAAGAGTTAACAATTAAGTTGTAATACGATCGCATTTCTTGCTGGAAGCAAAGCGGCTGTTGATACTATTGGGGTAACGTGAAACTTTTCAGAAACTTGTGGAGCCATTTCGGGATGAAACATTTTCTCGGGGGCGAAATTAGATtggaagtatttttcattggGCAAATAGGAATTTTCTTAATGACTGCTCTATCAATTGGGTAAGTCAAAATTGTTACGGTTTTTCCACATTATCAATGactctttttccttccttgaaCTTGAGGAGCCATTTCGGGATGAAGCATTTTCTTGGGATTGAACTTAGCCTAGAGTTATTTTTCCATGGGGCAAATAGGAATTTTCTCAATGAATACTCTTATCAATTTGGGTAAGGCATAATTGTTATTGTTTTTCCACATTGTCAAtgacttttttttctatttttccttcaaTACATATATTCTTTTTACTACGTAAAAACTTAGTCGGAGCGCAAATCCACTCTGCGCGCCAACTTCGCGAAATGTATTCGCCTGTGATTCTAGGGGTGCATGCAATCTTGACAGAACATCAGAGAGATGAGGGGATGAGAGTTTGCAAATCAAGCCGGCAACTGATCTTTAGCTATTATTCATTATAGGTTTGATGACATAAAGCCTCGTCTTGCTACATCTCCGATCGGTAAGAATCTAAGGATACTCTGCCAAAAACAGTGTGAATCGTTAGCTTGATTGTTTATAACGCCCAGGCGAGAAGAGTTATATCAAGCTGGGTCAATCTGGATCGACTGAGTTTACCCGGGTCTTCATAATCTTTCGTTATTGACAAAATTTCCTCTAAATATTGGTCGGAAAAATTTAGGAGTCAACCTGAATCTTTCCTTTTAAAACTTTTCAGTTTTCTCGTTACAAAATTTCCTtgtccttccttcttctttttttttttgggtcgaatgttttttttttcttctaggaTTTTGCCGAGGCCCCAATGAGAGTCATCAACCTTCACGATGGTGGCAACTAAGCTTAGGCTTTAGTGTTACGTGTTTTGCATTAGAAGATTACGCGGTAATGAGCGAGGATGATCTTGGTACTTTCCTAATTTAAAACAGAGATTTGCTCGttcgttttattttttgattgattttatgAATTCTGCTGCACCCGAACAGGAAAGAAAGGCCTAAACGAACTAAACGGctactttttttataatcggTTTGAATCAGAGAGCTCTATATACATtgaagaagagcaagaagaagcGTACAACATTCTGATTCTCGCCCCCCTCAGAAACAGAATTGCAAGACAACGCACCAACTTCTTCTTGCATTCTCTGTCCCCttgtttcatcttcttctgatCGTGCTGATCTGACAAGAGAATTCTTTACTTTTGGTTCTGAAAGTCATGCCCTCTTGGAATTTAGACTTGAGCGGGACAGCTCGGACCAGCAACGACCCCCCATCCTTGGGTGTCCTGACGGTGTTTGTTGTTAGATGGCAATCTGTCTCCCGCGACATCGGTAGCCGCTGGAGAATATATGGGTACACCATTGAGGTAGCGAGAACCTCGGTTGTGCTTTCGCTGGCTTTTCTTCAATTGCCGGAGGCTCGCTGCGTCTTCATCGAGCAGGTGCTCGCCTGTTTCGGCGTGGATCGCCCATACCAGTCCTCCTTCGCAATGCGGATTTCGAGAGCCGCCGATGGTTTGTTTAATCTTTATCCAGATGGTTTCCATCTGACGGCGATTCTAGACTTGATGACCGCAGAAAGCTCGGAAGTGGAGGATTTGGTTATGCGCGACTTAATGGCGCAACTTGACTCAGAATCGAGCTGGGTCATGAGGGGTGCTTCAGAGTCGGCCATTCTTGGGCTGAAGGAGAAGGTCTATGCTGCCGAAGATGGGGAGTGTTGTTCGATTTGTCTGGAAGACTTTCACAGGGCAGAAAAGGTCGCGGAACTCCCTTGTTCCCACGTATTCCACCGCCCGTGCATCATTCAGTGGTTGGACAGTAGTAACTCCTGCCCCCTCTGTCGCTGTCAGTTAGATACTTAAGGATAAATGAGCTTCATTGCATAATTTTGCTTCCCTTGAGTTTTGCAGTGACTACTTAGCTACCTCAGGTTTGACTTTTGTTAGATATCATAGGATTCTGGTTGAGTTGTGTGTGTCCTCAACCAAGAATTTGGCTCTGTGGTGAACGTATATGCTCAAGTTCACAGTGTCGATCTTCATGTTCTCAGAGCAATATAAATTGTGAATATGGTGAACATTGTGCACTGCTTTTCTCTGTTAGTTCATGTTCTTGTTTCGTCGTTTTCTGCGCTTGTTACTTCCCGTTAATTTGATCCGCTTGTCCAACCTAAGACAAGATGATATAAAACAGAACGACATGAATCATCATCCTTGGAGCTGTCTAAGGTCCTGCTGTGGTTATTCTCGAAAAGCGATTCCAAAGTGGCACCTGCAATAAAGTATTTAGAAGCATTAACCAGATTCTTTCTTGAAtaggatagttttgtcagaatcaaaatattcagagaaaggttttctcaacaatatGTCTTAAGCGAACACGTGAGAAGATTCTTCATATAATATGGAATATGCTCACAAGGACGTCATTATTTTCTTCTGAAGAATCATGACATCTTAACTCAGTTGTCACTTGCCATTTTGTTCCTGCATTGTTCGTTTTCCTTGATCCAGTTAGTTATTGCCTCTTTTAAGTATTCTTAGTCTGGACCATAGGTGTTTCCCTATTGTTCCTTTAGCATTCTGCTTATGCAAAACTGTGGAAACTTTCTGAATCTAACACCCCATTGTTACCTTATATCAGTTCAACCTGATAAAcgtatttttcaagaaacaacaCTTGACTTGAACAGGTCCACCATTATTcgggaaaagaaaaacgaaaaaaatagaaaagaaaagaaggcgCAACGCATTTTCGTGCGGTTACAACCAAGAAAACAAGAATATGCTGATTCTAACTGGCCTGCCATGTTTGAGATTGACAGTGATTACCCGGCAAAGATTGAGTAAAAGATGGTTAGAGTGCTTGTTCTTCATTTCCCTACTTATGGACAAGTGTGAAGAATAAAATGCTCACGCTTTCAACCCCACCAAATGTGGATAGAAGTGTGGAGAGAATCTTCCCATACCTTTGTCAGTTTATGCAATCTTCCTAAAGAAGGGCATAAATTTTTCAGACAGACATTCTCAATGTATAAGGAGTGAAAGTGAAATAAACAGAATATCTTTGAGGACACAGTGTAACTAATCTAGTAAATTCATATTGCTTTGATGAATTTGCTCCTATTTCCCAAGGATTTGATCCAGGGACAGCATATCGATAGTTGTAACGAAACCTATAGAAAGTATGTCCCAAACCTAAGCATAAGCTTTAAGCTCTTTTCCAGTAAAGCCGATTTCACCGCAGAAATGCCAAACGCACATTCTGGGTAGACCCGATGAGCCGAGCATTTGATACTGCTTTCTTGTTTGGTTTGCCCTTCTTTATCAGGCATATCACCGACCCCAATTGTGCGATATCATCTATTTAAGAAGCCATTACTTTGTCTCTCTCAACCCTTGATCACAGTGTTTGATCAAATTCAACAATCAACTGCAAGGCCGAGACACTCTTTGGCCATTATCAATGTTGCTTCCAATTCATCTATTGTGCTCCATCAAGAATGCAGGTACCAAATATGCACTTCAAACTTTTGATATTTAGTTGATTCCTACCATACATCTTCCTTAGGTGAAGCAATGAGTAATTGCGACACCAGCTAGCATGATAGTGTGCATACAACTTTGCGAGAAACTACAGCCTACATCATCTCTTGTCTAGTGTATGATGATGTTATCTGCAAAAGAAGTGCGGCCTGAACATGATTCTCATCATCTTTGTGCAACACATGGGCCTGAAATTCGAGTTAGCTACTCCCACCAGCCACAAGTGATCTACTTTAACTGTCATTGCGCATCATCCTgact
The sequence above is drawn from the Rhodamnia argentea isolate NSW1041297 chromosome 9, ASM2092103v1, whole genome shotgun sequence genome and encodes:
- the LOC115754907 gene encoding uncharacterized protein LOC115754907, giving the protein MVVMDLVLLSPPSKSVFLSSSVSSSSSAAATSAACRPAVILPGLGNNTGDYGKLQLTLEGFGVPSVVAKVSRLDWFRNAAGLVDPNYWRGTLRPRPVLDWYLKRVDEAVREAKELAQGGSLSLIGHSAGGWLARVYMEEFGVCDISLLLTLGTPHSPPPKGLSGVIDQTRGLLDYVEKNCRNAVYTPELKYVCVAGRYIQGARIFGGSEINVVSAFPVDGDQLISEVSIADDVESATLNTSTWRARFVGQGYKQVCGQADVWGDGVVPEVSAHLEGALNISLDGVYHSPVGSDDVSRPWYGSPAIVEKWIEHLVN
- the LOC115754904 gene encoding E3 ubiquitin-protein ligase RNF181-like → MPSWNLDLSGTARTSNDPPSLGVLTVFVVRWQSVSRDIGSRWRIYGYTIEVARTSVVLSLAFLQLPEARCVFIEQVLACFGVDRPYQSSFAMRISRAADGLFNLYPDGFHLTAILDLMTAESSEVEDLVMRDLMAQLDSESSWVMRGASESAILGLKEKVYAAEDGECCSICLEDFHRAEKVAELPCSHVFHRPCIIQWLDSSNSCPLCRCQLDT